The proteins below are encoded in one region of Candidatus Planktophila lacus:
- the glyA gene encoding serine hydroxymethyltransferase — MSAETFYGPDFALLSKQDPDIAAVLLSELKRQQTNLQLIASENFTSRAVLAALGSTLSNKYAEGYPGKRYYGGCEEVDKAEVIAIDRAKSLFGAEHANVQPHSGASANVAVYQAFTKPGDTVLAMSLAHGGHLTHGSPVNFSGKWFNVESYGVRQDNELIDYDELRDIAIRTKPKMICSGATAYPSLVDFEKIRAICDEVGAIMWVDAAHFIGLVAGKAIPSPVPYADVVSFTTHKVLRGPRGGMILTKAEHAAAIDKAVFPGMQGGPIMSAVAGKAIALAECATPAYQKYAKDVIVNAQALAAALEKEGMRAVSGGTQTHLALMDIRSTGVTGKVADERCGLAGIVMNKNSIPFDPEKPGITSGIRVGTPATTTQGMGVAEMQQIAAFIARAIKTDDEKAHAAIKSEVHALTARFPIYTA, encoded by the coding sequence ATGAGCGCAGAGACTTTCTATGGCCCGGATTTTGCACTGCTTAGCAAGCAGGATCCAGATATTGCAGCAGTTCTACTTTCCGAGCTAAAGCGTCAGCAGACCAATCTGCAGTTAATCGCATCTGAAAACTTCACATCTCGCGCAGTATTAGCGGCCCTTGGTTCAACCCTCTCCAATAAATATGCAGAAGGTTATCCAGGCAAGCGTTACTACGGCGGCTGCGAAGAAGTCGATAAAGCCGAAGTAATTGCGATCGATCGCGCTAAATCTTTATTCGGTGCAGAACATGCCAACGTACAACCACACTCAGGAGCCAGCGCAAACGTCGCGGTCTATCAAGCATTTACCAAGCCAGGCGATACCGTCCTTGCGATGTCACTTGCTCATGGTGGCCACTTAACACATGGTTCACCTGTTAACTTCTCTGGAAAGTGGTTTAACGTCGAGTCATACGGTGTGCGCCAAGATAACGAGTTAATTGATTACGACGAGCTGCGCGATATCGCGATCCGCACTAAGCCAAAGATGATCTGTTCTGGCGCAACCGCTTACCCATCACTAGTCGACTTTGAAAAGATTCGCGCAATCTGCGATGAAGTCGGAGCGATCATGTGGGTCGATGCGGCGCACTTCATCGGACTAGTTGCCGGTAAGGCAATTCCATCACCAGTTCCTTATGCAGATGTTGTCTCATTTACAACTCATAAAGTTCTGCGCGGACCTCGCGGCGGAATGATCTTGACTAAGGCCGAGCATGCGGCAGCGATTGATAAAGCGGTATTTCCAGGTATGCAGGGTGGACCAATCATGTCGGCGGTTGCTGGCAAAGCGATTGCGCTCGCCGAATGTGCCACACCTGCCTATCAAAAGTATGCCAAGGATGTAATTGTTAACGCCCAGGCACTTGCAGCAGCTCTTGAAAAAGAGGGAATGCGCGCTGTCTCTGGCGGAACCCAAACCCACTTAGCGCTGATGGATATTCGCAGCACTGGCGTAACAGGAAAAGTTGCAGATGAGCGTTGCGGTTTAGCTGGAATTGTTATGAATAAGAATTCAATTCCTTTCGATCCAGAAAAGCCAGGTATCACAAGCGGTATTCGCGTTGGAACTCCTGCGACAACAACTCAAGGAATGGGCGTTGCAGAGATGCAGCAGATCGCAGCCTTTATCGCGCGCGCCATTAAGACTGATGATGAGAAGGCACATGCGGCAATCAAATCTGAAGTACACGCACTTACTGCGCGTTTTCCGATCTACACCGCATAA
- a CDS encoding glycosyltransferase family 4 protein — MREYLVTLLLAAALCYIITPFVRKWALHFGAVAQIRKRDIHVIPTPRWGGLAMWLSMSATFLIVGNLELVGKSFGNDAQGIFLAGTFLVLLGMADDRFELDAITKLAGQALAAGILLLYGIQILWLPINGVTMLPPSVGQLLTVLIVLVTINAVNFIDGLDGLAAGIVAIAGSAFFAFAYLLAVVYGFNRAGAPSLITAIAIGVCLGFLPHNSHPARIFMGDSGSMFLGLMLAASAITLTGQVDPNAISEEKLGPALLPLLLPFAVLAIPLADLTLAIFRRIRAGKSPFSSDKEHLHHRIMRAGNTQIRTAAIMYLWTATIAFPVTVSAFAPLWVAAIFAGAMLAFTIFFSRGKSKSLRITESVSHV; from the coding sequence ATGCGTGAATATCTCGTAACGCTCTTACTTGCAGCAGCGCTCTGTTACATCATCACTCCCTTTGTAAGAAAATGGGCTTTGCACTTTGGCGCAGTGGCACAGATTCGAAAGCGCGATATTCACGTCATTCCGACTCCACGTTGGGGAGGGCTTGCGATGTGGCTTTCGATGTCAGCTACCTTCTTAATTGTCGGAAATTTAGAACTCGTTGGAAAATCTTTCGGTAATGATGCGCAAGGAATTTTCTTAGCCGGAACCTTCTTGGTTCTACTGGGAATGGCAGATGATCGATTTGAACTAGATGCGATTACCAAGTTGGCAGGCCAAGCACTTGCTGCCGGAATCTTGTTGTTATACGGAATTCAAATCTTATGGTTGCCGATAAATGGCGTAACCATGTTGCCACCGAGCGTTGGCCAATTGCTTACCGTGCTTATAGTTCTCGTAACAATCAACGCCGTTAACTTTATCGATGGCCTAGATGGCTTAGCCGCTGGAATAGTTGCAATTGCGGGCTCTGCCTTCTTCGCCTTCGCATATTTATTGGCAGTTGTTTACGGCTTTAACCGCGCAGGTGCACCATCGCTTATTACCGCGATCGCAATCGGTGTTTGCTTAGGTTTCCTGCCACACAACTCGCATCCCGCCCGCATCTTTATGGGGGATTCGGGGTCAATGTTCCTTGGCTTAATGCTGGCAGCCTCTGCAATCACTTTAACTGGCCAGGTAGATCCAAATGCAATTAGCGAAGAGAAACTTGGGCCTGCCCTATTGCCGCTACTTCTTCCTTTTGCAGTTCTTGCAATTCCACTTGCTGATTTAACTCTGGCGATCTTTCGCCGTATTCGCGCCGGCAAATCTCCGTTTTCATCCGATAAAGAACATCTACATCACCGCATTATGCGCGCTGGCAATACGCAAATCCGCACGGCTGCGATTATGTATTTGTGGACCGCAACGATTGCCTTTCCTGTCACCGTTTCAGCATTTGCTCCACTTTGGGTGGCGGCGATATTTGCAGGGGCTATGTTGGCGTTCACGATCTTCTTTAGCCGCGGTAAATCTAAGTCGTTACGAATTACAGAAAGTGTGAGCCATGTCTGA
- a CDS encoding AtpZ/AtpI family protein, with product MSNSSQNKRDENAMWTIFGYLLSGLLFWGGVGYAADKWFDTSYLTLAGLLVGMGGAIYLVWLRFGRE from the coding sequence GTGAGTAACAGCAGTCAGAACAAGCGCGATGAAAACGCAATGTGGACCATCTTCGGTTACCTCCTTTCTGGACTACTTTTCTGGGGCGGGGTTGGCTATGCCGCAGATAAGTGGTTCGACACCAGTTACCTAACCTTGGCCGGTCTGCTCGTGGGTATGGGCGGGGCCATTTATTTGGTCTGGCTACGATTCGGCCGCGAATAA
- the atpB gene encoding F0F1 ATP synthase subunit A — MLALVRSSAEGEGFVPPSTKDFELPPIFGDNPYTTKPIFLVLLSVVLISVFFIAASRKAAVVPSKLQFAGESVYAFVRNDLAKDVIGHEFLRFVPYLFTLFTFILVNNWFGIIPLLQFPTMSHVGFAYVLAAFTFFVFHYIGIKKHGVFKYLKDIMFMPGVPKAAYILITPLEILTFFLVRPLTLSLRLFANMFAGHLLLLVFILGGEHLAQGALALKLVSPFAFGIGIVLTFFEFMVQCLQAYIFTLLTALYIAGALADEH, encoded by the coding sequence GTGCTCGCGTTAGTTCGTTCAAGCGCTGAAGGCGAAGGCTTTGTCCCGCCAAGTACCAAAGACTTCGAACTTCCTCCCATTTTTGGCGATAACCCTTATACGACTAAACCGATTTTCTTAGTTCTACTCTCTGTAGTTTTGATCTCAGTCTTCTTTATCGCCGCATCACGTAAAGCGGCAGTCGTGCCTTCCAAGCTCCAGTTCGCCGGCGAAAGTGTTTACGCCTTTGTGCGAAATGACCTTGCAAAAGATGTAATCGGCCACGAATTCCTTCGCTTTGTTCCGTACCTATTTACACTCTTTACCTTTATCTTGGTCAATAACTGGTTCGGAATTATTCCGCTTCTCCAGTTCCCAACGATGTCGCACGTTGGCTTCGCATATGTCTTAGCTGCATTTACATTCTTCGTCTTCCACTACATCGGAATTAAAAAGCACGGCGTTTTCAAATACCTCAAGGACATCATGTTCATGCCTGGCGTTCCAAAGGCTGCATACATCTTGATTACCCCGCTTGAAATTCTTACCTTCTTCTTAGTTCGTCCATTGACGCTCTCACTGCGTCTCTTTGCAAATATGTTTGCGGGCCACTTACTGTTGCTCGTATTTATCTTGGGCGGAGAACACCTTGCCCAGGGTGCACTTGCTTTGAAGTTGGTTAGCCCGTTTGCCTTCGGTATCGGCATCGTGTTGACCTTCTTCGAGTTCATGGTTCAATGTCTTCAGGCGTACATCTTTACCCTGTTGACCGCTCTCTACATCGCCGGCGCCCTTGCCGACGAGCACTAA
- the atpE gene encoding ATP synthase F0 subunit C: MEGTLNLVGFGLAAIGPGIATGLIFAAYINGVARQPEARSVLQPIAFLGFALAEALALFGLVLAFVL, from the coding sequence ATGGAAGGCACACTCAACCTGGTCGGTTTTGGCCTCGCAGCAATCGGTCCTGGTATTGCAACCGGACTTATCTTCGCCGCATATATCAACGGCGTTGCACGTCAGCCTGAAGCACGTAGCGTTCTACAGCCAATCGCGTTCCTTGGATTCGCGCTCGCTGAAGCTCTCGCACTCTTCGGTCTCGTTCTAGCTTTCGTTCTCTAA
- a CDS encoding F0F1 ATP synthase subunit B, which yields MNKFYFAAEGETLNPLIPHTSEIIVGAVAFTLLFLVLRSKVVPMFEKAFTARTEAIQGGMERAEKAQLEAQRALSQYNEQLSKAREEAQTLREEARVQGVSIVEELRAKAQEEAARITSAAHASIEAERQQAITSLRNEVGALAVELASKIVGESLDDQARQSRIVDRFLDDLEKSK from the coding sequence ATGAATAAATTCTATTTTGCCGCCGAGGGAGAGACGCTAAACCCTTTGATTCCGCATACATCGGAAATCATCGTTGGTGCGGTTGCGTTCACACTTCTCTTCCTTGTTCTGCGCAGCAAAGTGGTGCCAATGTTCGAAAAGGCATTCACTGCACGCACTGAGGCGATTCAAGGTGGAATGGAGCGCGCCGAAAAGGCGCAGCTCGAAGCGCAACGCGCGCTTTCCCAATACAACGAGCAGCTTTCAAAGGCGCGCGAAGAAGCACAAACTCTTCGTGAAGAAGCTCGCGTACAGGGCGTATCTATCGTTGAAGAACTTCGTGCGAAAGCACAAGAAGAAGCAGCACGAATTACTTCTGCTGCACACGCATCCATTGAGGCAGAGCGCCAACAAGCAATCACATCACTTCGCAACGAAGTCGGTGCGCTTGCAGTTGAACTCGCTTCAAAGATTGTCGGGGAATCTTTAGATGACCAGGCTCGTCAATCACGGATCGTTGACCGTTTCTTGGATGATCTAGAGAAGAGCAAGTAA
- a CDS encoding F0F1 ATP synthase subunit delta encodes MRIHLGGSSRQSLVAARAALDVAVKGASAASASELSSHLFAAADLFADNTSVRRAITDPARDKAAKAALVKDLFTKSTGTLAVSLLSELSGLRWSATKDLVYATEQLAIEAEASAANIAGELDRVEDEFFETSRLVADNFELRKALVSVGSTEAKSALIAEVLGKKASASTIKIASALVASLRGRSIEAAFADYLFGLANRRNRLIAVVRTATALTDAQSKRLATVLEKNVGQPIRINVQIDPTILGGVSIKFADELVDGSVVNRLANAGRALVGQSA; translated from the coding sequence ATGAGAATTCACCTCGGAGGCAGTAGCCGTCAGTCACTCGTGGCTGCACGTGCTGCACTCGATGTTGCAGTCAAGGGCGCAAGCGCGGCATCGGCTTCAGAGTTGTCTTCTCACCTCTTCGCAGCAGCAGATCTCTTTGCCGATAACACTTCTGTGCGTCGCGCAATTACAGATCCAGCACGCGATAAGGCAGCAAAGGCTGCACTTGTTAAAGATCTATTTACAAAATCAACCGGAACGCTCGCTGTATCACTTCTCAGCGAACTCTCTGGTCTTCGTTGGTCAGCAACTAAGGATCTGGTCTATGCAACAGAGCAGTTAGCAATTGAGGCAGAAGCATCTGCAGCAAATATTGCTGGCGAACTCGATCGCGTAGAAGATGAGTTCTTCGAAACTTCACGCCTGGTTGCCGATAATTTCGAGCTCCGCAAGGCGCTCGTAAGTGTTGGTTCAACTGAGGCCAAGTCAGCGTTAATCGCTGAAGTACTTGGCAAGAAGGCATCTGCCTCAACAATCAAGATCGCTAGCGCACTTGTTGCCTCCCTTCGCGGACGCAGCATCGAAGCAGCCTTCGCTGATTACCTCTTTGGTTTGGCAAATCGTCGCAACCGCTTAATCGCAGTTGTGCGTACAGCAACTGCTCTAACTGATGCACAGTCAAAGCGACTTGCAACAGTTCTTGAGAAGAACGTCGGTCAGCCAATCCGCATTAACGTACAAATCGACCCAACAATTCTGGGTGGAGTTTCAATCAAGTTCGCAGATGAGTTAGTCGATGGAAGCGTTGTAAACCGCCTGGCAAATGCTGGGCGTGCACTAGTTGGTCAGTCAGCGTAA
- the atpA gene encoding F0F1 ATP synthase subunit alpha has product MAELKIQPNEIRDALANFVKSYDPGAAARDEVGTVSQAGDGIARVEGLPSTMANELLQFENGTLGLALNLDVREIGVVILGSYAGIEEGTSVRGTGEILSVPVGDGFLGRVVDPLGRPIDGKGEIKPDARRALELQAPSVVERQPVKEPLATGIKAIDAMTAIGRGQRQLIIGDRQTGKTAVAVDTIINQRENWLTGDKKKQVKCIYVAIGQKGSTIASVKGALEEAGAMEYTTIVASPASDPAGFKYLAPYTGSAIGQHWMYKGEHVLIVFDDLSKQAEAYRSVSLLLRRPPGREAYPGDVFYLHSRLLERCAKLSDELGGGSMTGLPIIETKGNDVSAFIPTNVISITDGQCFLETDLFNAGVRPAINVGVSVSRVGGSAQTKAMKKIAGRLRLDLAQFRELEAFAAFGSDLDAASKAQLERGARMVELLKQGQYSPYSLERQIVSIWAGTSGELDSVAVADIRRFESELLDFIGRERKDIFTVISETKMLEDDTVAKMKTAVADFKKQFKSSAAGIVNDAPAEALDSEGAEAITKFVPPAVKK; this is encoded by the coding sequence ATGGCAGAGCTCAAGATCCAACCGAATGAAATTCGGGATGCCTTAGCGAATTTCGTTAAGTCATACGATCCAGGCGCCGCAGCTCGCGACGAAGTAGGAACAGTTAGCCAGGCAGGCGATGGAATCGCTCGCGTTGAGGGACTTCCTTCAACAATGGCAAACGAACTTCTACAGTTCGAGAACGGAACACTAGGTCTTGCACTTAACCTCGATGTGCGCGAGATCGGTGTTGTTATTCTCGGAAGTTACGCAGGAATTGAAGAAGGAACATCAGTACGCGGTACTGGTGAAATTCTTTCTGTACCAGTTGGTGATGGCTTCTTGGGTCGCGTTGTTGATCCACTTGGTCGCCCAATTGATGGCAAGGGTGAAATCAAACCTGACGCACGCCGTGCACTTGAACTACAGGCTCCCTCTGTAGTTGAGCGCCAGCCAGTTAAGGAACCACTTGCAACAGGTATTAAGGCGATCGATGCGATGACAGCGATTGGTCGCGGACAGCGCCAGTTGATCATCGGTGATCGTCAGACCGGAAAGACTGCAGTTGCGGTAGATACGATCATTAACCAGCGCGAAAACTGGCTAACTGGCGATAAGAAGAAGCAAGTTAAATGTATCTACGTTGCAATTGGTCAAAAGGGTTCAACGATCGCATCTGTTAAGGGCGCACTCGAAGAAGCTGGCGCAATGGAGTACACAACAATCGTCGCGTCCCCTGCATCAGACCCAGCGGGCTTCAAGTACCTCGCTCCTTACACCGGTTCTGCAATTGGTCAGCACTGGATGTACAAGGGCGAGCACGTTCTAATTGTTTTCGATGATTTATCAAAGCAAGCTGAGGCTTATCGTTCAGTCTCACTTCTACTTCGTCGTCCACCAGGCCGCGAAGCGTACCCAGGAGATGTTTTCTACTTACACTCACGTTTGCTAGAACGTTGCGCAAAGCTTTCTGATGAACTCGGTGGCGGTTCAATGACTGGCCTTCCAATCATTGAAACAAAGGGAAATGACGTTTCTGCGTTCATTCCTACCAACGTTATTTCTATTACAGATGGTCAGTGCTTCCTTGAAACAGATCTCTTCAACGCAGGCGTTCGCCCAGCGATCAACGTAGGTGTATCTGTTTCTCGCGTTGGTGGTTCTGCACAGACAAAGGCGATGAAGAAGATCGCTGGTCGTCTGCGTCTTGATCTCGCACAGTTCCGTGAACTCGAAGCCTTCGCTGCTTTCGGTTCTGACCTAGATGCGGCATCAAAGGCTCAACTCGAGCGCGGTGCACGTATGGTTGAACTTCTAAAGCAAGGTCAGTACTCACCTTATTCACTAGAGCGTCAGATTGTTTCAATCTGGGCCGGAACTTCAGGAGAACTTGATTCTGTTGCAGTTGCTGATATCCGTCGCTTTGAATCTGAACTTCTCGACTTCATCGGTCGCGAACGTAAAGATATCTTCACCGTAATTTCAGAGACCAAGATGCTCGAAGATGACACCGTTGCCAAGATGAAGACAGCAGTTGCTGACTTCAAGAAGCAATTCAAATCTTCTGCTGCAGGAATCGTTAACGATGCACCTGCTGAAGCACTTGATTCAGAAGGCGCTGAAGCGATCACAAAGTTTGTGCCACCGGCGGTGAAGAAGTAA
- a CDS encoding F0F1 ATP synthase subunit gamma: MGAQLRIYRRRMRSVKATKKITKAMELISASRIVKAQQRVAASTPYANELTRAVSAVASFSSTNHPLTTPSENPKRAAILIISADRGMAGAYSNNAIKEGEQLAAMIRERGLEVSNYLVGRKAVNYYKFRNRDIAGSWSGFSDNPTYENAKEVAEALIAAFIADAQTDNAGVDEIHIIFTEFKSMLTQNAMAKRMLPLEVIESDTPAPSGLLPMYEFEPNAGEVLNALLPRYIEARIFNAMLQSAASEHAARRRAMKSATDNADDLIKSLTRLANAARQAEITQEISEIVGGADALASASAGSE; encoded by the coding sequence ATGGGCGCTCAACTACGCATATATCGCCGACGGATGAGATCCGTTAAGGCGACTAAGAAAATTACGAAGGCTATGGAGTTAATCTCTGCCTCTCGTATTGTCAAAGCACAGCAACGCGTTGCTGCTTCGACTCCATATGCAAATGAGTTGACCCGTGCCGTATCCGCTGTTGCTAGCTTCTCTTCAACAAACCACCCATTGACTACACCTTCTGAAAACCCAAAGCGCGCAGCGATTTTAATTATCTCTGCCGACCGCGGTATGGCTGGTGCTTATTCAAATAACGCGATCAAGGAAGGCGAACAACTCGCCGCCATGATCCGTGAACGTGGTCTTGAAGTTTCTAACTATCTTGTAGGTCGCAAGGCGGTTAACTATTACAAGTTCCGCAACCGCGATATCGCAGGTTCTTGGTCAGGTTTTTCAGATAACCCAACATATGAGAACGCTAAAGAAGTTGCCGAAGCTTTGATTGCTGCATTCATTGCAGATGCTCAAACCGATAACGCTGGCGTGGATGAAATCCATATCATCTTTACCGAGTTCAAATCAATGTTGACTCAAAATGCAATGGCCAAGCGCATGTTGCCACTGGAAGTTATTGAGAGCGATACACCAGCACCATCTGGCTTGCTTCCAATGTACGAGTTCGAACCAAATGCAGGTGAAGTACTTAACGCACTTCTTCCTCGCTATATCGAAGCCCGAATCTTCAACGCGATGTTGCAATCAGCTGCTTCCGAGCATGCTGCTCGCCGTCGCGCTATGAAGTCAGCGACTGACAACGCTGATGATTTAATCAAGTCGCTAACCCGACTTGCGAACGCGGCTCGTCAGGCCGAAATTACCCAAGAAATCAGTGAAATTGTGGGCGGCGCAGACGCGTTAGCCTCAGCTAGTGCAGGGAGTGAATGA
- the atpD gene encoding F0F1 ATP synthase subunit beta: MSSTGKGRVARVIGPVVDIEFPADSMPSIFNALHVETTMSGTTRTLTLEVAQHIGDNLVRAISMQPTDGMVRGAEVTDTGAAISVPVGDVTKGHVFNTLGESLDVPTSSLDIKERWPIHRDAPAFDQLESKTEMFETGIKVIDLLTPYVKGGKIGLFGGAGVGKTVLIQEMIYRVAENFGGVSVFAGVGERTREGNDLFLEMTETGVINKTALVFGQMDEPPGTRLRVALSALTMAEYFRDVQKQDVLLFIDNIFRFTQAGSEVSTLLGRMPSAVGYQPTLADEMGQLQERITSTRGHSITSMQAIYVPADDITDPAPHTTFAHLDATTVLSRPISELGIYPAVDPLDSTSRILDPRYIGEHHFRVANRIKQILQRYKDLQDIIAILGIDELSEDDRVLVGRARRIQRFLSQNTFVAKVFTGIDGSFVPLSETISAFEALADGKYDHLPEQAFFMCGGLDDVERRAAELAKS; the protein is encoded by the coding sequence ATGTCATCAACAGGTAAAGGCCGCGTTGCCCGAGTTATTGGACCGGTCGTGGATATTGAATTCCCAGCGGATTCAATGCCATCGATCTTTAACGCGCTCCACGTAGAGACCACCATGAGTGGCACTACTCGTACCTTGACCCTTGAAGTTGCACAACACATTGGTGACAACCTTGTGCGCGCAATTTCTATGCAGCCAACAGACGGAATGGTCCGTGGCGCAGAGGTAACAGATACCGGAGCAGCTATCTCAGTGCCAGTCGGTGACGTTACAAAGGGCCACGTCTTTAACACACTTGGCGAATCACTCGATGTTCCAACATCATCACTTGATATTAAAGAGCGTTGGCCAATCCACCGCGATGCACCAGCATTCGATCAACTCGAGTCAAAAACCGAAATGTTCGAGACTGGTATCAAAGTTATCGACCTTCTAACACCTTATGTAAAGGGTGGAAAGATCGGTCTCTTCGGTGGTGCAGGTGTTGGTAAGACTGTTCTTATCCAGGAAATGATCTACCGCGTAGCGGAAAACTTCGGTGGTGTATCTGTATTCGCCGGCGTTGGAGAACGTACTCGCGAAGGTAACGACTTGTTCCTGGAAATGACCGAAACCGGCGTTATCAATAAGACAGCCTTGGTCTTTGGTCAGATGGATGAGCCACCTGGCACGCGTCTTCGCGTTGCTCTTTCAGCGCTAACCATGGCTGAGTACTTCCGCGATGTTCAGAAGCAGGATGTATTGCTCTTCATCGACAATATCTTCCGCTTTACTCAGGCAGGTTCTGAAGTATCAACACTTCTCGGCCGTATGCCATCTGCTGTGGGTTACCAGCCAACACTTGCAGATGAAATGGGTCAGTTGCAGGAGCGCATTACTTCAACTCGTGGTCACTCAATTACATCTATGCAGGCAATTTACGTTCCTGCAGATGACATTACCGACCCAGCCCCACACACAACTTTCGCGCACTTAGATGCAACAACAGTGTTGTCTCGTCCGATCTCAGAGCTTGGTATCTACCCAGCTGTGGATCCACTTGACTCAACATCACGCATCTTGGATCCACGCTATATCGGTGAGCACCACTTCCGTGTTGCAAACCGCATTAAGCAGATCTTGCAGCGTTATAAGGATCTACAGGACATCATCGCAATTCTCGGTATCGATGAATTGTCAGAAGATGACCGCGTACTAGTTGGTCGCGCACGTCGCATCCAGCGCTTCTTGTCACAGAACACATTCGTTGCGAAGGTCTTTACTGGTATCGACGGTTCATTCGTTCCGCTATCAGAGACAATCTCAGCCTTTGAAGCACTAGCTGATGGCAAGTACGACCACCTTCCAGAACAAGCATTCTTCATGTGCGGTGGCCTCGACGATGTCGAGCGCAGAGCTGCAGAGTTAGCGAAGAGCTAA
- a CDS encoding F0F1 ATP synthase subunit epsilon, whose amino-acid sequence MALNVELVSPTQQVWSGQATFVSARTTEGDLGVLPDHAPLFGVLVDGAVSIKAVDGTTKEFNVQGGFLSVANNRVSILTETVG is encoded by the coding sequence ATGGCACTTAACGTCGAACTAGTATCGCCAACACAACAGGTGTGGTCCGGGCAGGCAACTTTCGTTTCTGCTCGCACAACTGAAGGAGACCTCGGTGTCCTTCCAGATCACGCACCTTTGTTTGGCGTACTAGTCGACGGTGCCGTGAGCATCAAAGCAGTCGATGGAACGACGAAGGAATTCAACGTACAGGGCGGCTTCTTATCTGTCGCTAACAATCGCGTTTCGATACTTACAGAAACGGTCGGTTAG
- the murA gene encoding UDP-N-acetylglucosamine 1-carboxyvinyltransferase — translation MASSQGSTNDRFRIVGGCSLKGEVTVTGAKNSVLKLMAASLLAVGTSTIRNVPDIADVDIMADLLKRLGCEVSRDGSNLSITVPEAPAHRADYDLVRKMRASINVLGPLVARVGKAEVALPGGDAIGSRGLDFHIKGLESLGATAHVEHGYVIAEAPNGLTGATIELDFPSVGATENLMTAAVLAKGITTIDNAAREPDLVDLGEFLISMGAKIEGLGSPLIKITGVSKLNPTDHTTITDRIIAGTWAFAAAMTQGDITIHGGRADHMEVMLEKLAHAGAIITSTADGIRVQMNQRPRATDVATLPYPGFATDLLPFIIAMNAIADGHSMVTENVFESRFMFVNELARLGAHVTVDGKHASITGIPQLSGAPVEATDIRAGAGLVLAALVSEGETTVDGAFHIDRGYPNFAEDLRALGANVTRE, via the coding sequence ATGGCATCTTCGCAAGGTTCGACCAACGATCGCTTTCGCATCGTCGGCGGATGCAGCCTAAAGGGCGAAGTAACGGTCACTGGCGCTAAGAATTCTGTCCTAAAGCTGATGGCGGCCTCGCTATTGGCCGTTGGCACATCAACGATCCGCAACGTTCCGGATATCGCCGACGTAGACATCATGGCCGATTTACTAAAGCGCCTGGGATGTGAAGTTTCACGCGATGGTTCTAATCTCTCAATTACCGTTCCCGAAGCGCCAGCACATCGCGCCGATTACGATCTCGTGCGCAAGATGCGCGCATCTATCAATGTACTTGGCCCACTGGTTGCTCGCGTCGGCAAAGCCGAAGTCGCACTTCCTGGCGGTGATGCGATTGGTTCACGCGGTTTAGATTTTCACATTAAAGGCCTCGAATCACTCGGTGCAACCGCTCACGTCGAACATGGTTATGTAATCGCCGAAGCACCTAACGGTTTAACTGGCGCCACTATCGAATTAGATTTCCCAAGCGTTGGCGCTACTGAAAACTTAATGACCGCTGCCGTTCTGGCAAAGGGCATAACAACGATCGATAACGCAGCGCGCGAACCTGATTTAGTTGATCTGGGTGAATTCTTAATCTCAATGGGCGCAAAGATTGAAGGACTTGGTTCACCGCTAATTAAGATCACTGGTGTTTCTAAGTTAAACCCAACTGATCACACCACAATTACTGATCGCATCATCGCCGGCACATGGGCATTTGCCGCTGCGATGACCCAAGGCGACATCACAATTCATGGTGGTCGCGCTGACCATATGGAAGTTATGCTCGAAAAGTTAGCGCATGCTGGCGCAATCATTACCTCAACTGCCGACGGCATTCGTGTGCAGATGAACCAACGTCCACGTGCAACAGATGTTGCAACACTTCCCTATCCAGGATTTGCCACCGATCTCTTGCCATTTATCATCGCAATGAACGCAATCGCCGACGGCCATTCCATGGTCACCGAAAATGTCTTTGAATCACGCTTTATGTTTGTAAACGAACTCGCACGCCTTGGCGCACACGTAACCGTTGACGGAAAACACGCCTCCATAACTGGTATTCCACAGCTATCTGGTGCACCCGTTGAAGCGACTGATATCCGCGCCGGCGCCGGACTAGTTCTTGCGGCTCTTGTCTCCGAAGGTGAAACCACCGTCGATGGCGCATTCCACATCGATCGCGGCTATCCAAATTTCGCTGAAGATCTTCGCGCACTTGGCGCCAACGTCACCCGCGAATAA